From one Lotus japonicus ecotype B-129 chromosome 3, LjGifu_v1.2 genomic stretch:
- the LOC130745344 gene encoding uncharacterized protein LOC130745344, translated as MTLQTSSEIWNYLKEEYAGDARIRSMQVLNLIREFELQRMKESETAKQYADKFLGIANKNTKDPSQITLVEVLHALQAQEQRRMMRQEVAAEDAFLANNSQGGMDEKYNKRKKYNKPGSSNIQQNESFPPCTYCKKTNHSPSRCWWRPDIKCKRCGNLGHVERIYKSSIEAKVSMEQQEDEKLFAATCFATSNSSSDLWLIDSACSNHMTPDETLFKELDKT; from the exons ATGACCCTCCAAACATCAAGTGAAATCTGGAATTATCTTAAGGAAGAGTATGCAGGAGATGCCCGAATACGAAGCATGCAAGTGTTGAACTTAATACGTGAGTTTGAGCTACAAAGAATGAAGGAGTCCGAGACAGCCAAACAATATGCTGACAAATTTCTTGGCATTGCCAACAAG AACACAAAGGATCCGTCACAGATCACCTTGGTAGAAGTTTTACATGCCCTACAAGCACAAGAACAAAGAAGAATGATGAGACAAGAGGTGGCAGCAGAGGATGCTTTTCTGGCAAACAACTCGCAAGGAGGAATGGATGAGAAGtataacaaaaggaaaaagtaCAACAAACCTGGAAGTTCCAACATACAACAGAATGAGTCTTTTCCACCTTGCACATATTGCAAAAAGACAAACCATTCTCCAAGCAGATGTTGGTGGAGGCCTGACATCAAGTGCAAAAGGTGTGGCAATCTTGGACATGTAGAGCGTATCTACAAGTCTTCAATCGAGGCAAAAGTTTCTATGGAGCAACAAGAAGATGAGAAACTCTTTGCAGCAACATGCTTTGCAACAAGCAACAGTTCTAGTGATTTGTGGTTAATAGACAGTGCCTGCTCAAATCATATGACTCCTGATGAAACTCTTTTTAAAGAGCTTGACAAAACCTAA